The following are encoded together in the Deinococcus soli (ex Cha et al. 2016) genome:
- a CDS encoding MarR family winged helix-turn-helix transcriptional regulator has product MSPDHLTPDLTRQPLRFLAAYWTAWQGLSGQVQTALAREHGLDLRAFLILSHVQAGPQTPSDLARTLDLPRYEVARALRHLQGAGAVAHAPHPTDARRHALHVTPAGAQLWGAAMQTLQHATQPALTRLGSQLDAVTAGLETLSATPLPEATA; this is encoded by the coding sequence TCACGCGGCAGCCGCTGCGGTTCCTGGCGGCGTACTGGACGGCGTGGCAGGGCCTCAGCGGGCAGGTGCAGACCGCCCTGGCGCGCGAACACGGCCTGGATCTGCGCGCCTTCCTGATTCTCAGCCACGTGCAGGCCGGGCCGCAGACACCCAGCGACCTCGCCCGCACGCTGGATCTGCCCCGCTACGAGGTCGCCCGCGCCCTGCGGCACCTGCAGGGCGCCGGGGCCGTCGCGCACGCCCCGCATCCCACGGACGCCCGGCGTCACGCGCTGCACGTCACGCCCGCCGGGGCGCAGCTGTGGGGGGCCGCCATGCAGACCCTCCAGCACGCCACGCAGCCCGCCCTGACCCGCCTGGGTTCACAGCTGGACGCCGTCACGGCGGGCCTGGAAACCCTGAGTGCCACCCCCCTCCCGGAGGCCACCGCATGA
- a CDS encoding cytochrome P450 yields MTINESSPPEPARCPFGGDSLTRRDTAQPGAAPQADARGVVQVRSFQAARDVLRSEAVTQAGFNAETVNDAGILKRRPVLFTEGEEHHEMRRDTARYFTPAAVAGYQPMIAALADRLIGQLAARGEANIDDLSLTLAVQVASQVVGLTSSRLPGLERRVMTFVEHDGNSEPGMSPEKGRLAGILDQRHLLAFYLLDVKPAIQARRKQRRDDLISHLLDRDYSDLEILTECLTYGTAGMVTTREFITVATWHLLRAPELRAAYVHGTEKERLDILHEILRVEPVVSTLYRRAQAELTVDGHTVPQGTLLALNLADANTDPAVAGEQAGSVCPARPLPRGVQAPVMAFGDGHHRCPGAFLAIKETDTFLRRLLIWQDLRLVAEPRVTFNEVVKGYELRGLRVALGGA; encoded by the coding sequence ATGACCATCAACGAATCCAGCCCGCCCGAACCCGCCCGCTGCCCCTTCGGTGGGGACAGCCTCACGCGCCGCGACACGGCCCAGCCCGGCGCGGCCCCCCAGGCCGACGCGCGCGGCGTCGTGCAGGTGCGGTCCTTCCAGGCGGCGCGGGACGTGCTGCGCAGCGAGGCCGTGACCCAGGCGGGCTTCAACGCCGAGACCGTGAACGACGCCGGGATCCTCAAGCGCCGCCCCGTGCTGTTCACCGAGGGTGAGGAGCACCACGAGATGCGCCGCGACACCGCCCGGTACTTCACGCCGGCCGCCGTCGCCGGGTACCAGCCCATGATCGCGGCCCTCGCCGACCGCCTGATCGGTCAGCTCGCGGCGCGCGGCGAGGCGAACATCGACGACCTGAGCCTCACGCTGGCGGTGCAGGTCGCCTCGCAGGTCGTGGGGCTCACGAGCAGCCGCCTGCCCGGCCTGGAACGCCGCGTCATGACCTTCGTGGAGCACGACGGCAACAGCGAGCCCGGCATGAGCCCCGAGAAGGGCCGCCTGGCAGGCATCCTGGACCAGCGGCACCTGCTGGCCTTCTACCTGCTGGACGTCAAGCCCGCCATCCAGGCCCGCCGGAAACAGCGCCGCGACGACCTGATCAGCCACCTGCTCGACCGCGACTACAGCGACCTGGAGATCCTGACCGAGTGCCTGACCTACGGCACGGCGGGCATGGTCACCACGCGCGAGTTCATCACGGTCGCCACGTGGCACCTGCTGCGCGCCCCCGAGCTGCGCGCCGCGTACGTGCACGGCACCGAGAAGGAACGCCTGGACATCCTGCACGAGATCCTGCGCGTGGAACCCGTCGTGAGCACCCTGTACCGGCGCGCGCAGGCGGAGCTGACCGTGGACGGCCACACGGTCCCGCAGGGCACGCTGCTGGCCCTGAACCTCGCGGACGCGAACACCGACCCCGCCGTGGCGGGCGAGCAGGCCGGGTCCGTGTGCCCCGCCCGGCCCCTGCCGCGTGGCGTGCAGGCCCCCGTCATGGCGTTCGGAGACGGGCACCACCGCTGCCCCGGCGCGTTCCTGGCGATCAAGGAGACCGACACGTTCCTGCGCCGCCTGCTGATCTGGCAGGACCTGCGCCTGGTGGCCGAACCCCGCGTGACCTTCAACGAGGTCGTGAAGGGCTACGAGCTGCGCGGGCTGCGCGTCGCACTGGGCGGGGCCTGA
- a CDS encoding DUF4258 domain-containing protein, whose product MAASADLLALRAQLSRAEKAARRAPAPTPARAARPQAPLKPQRQAELGGVSTDDFSLAQAHARLRDAVYDGRYHLCPHAIGHARAEGFLEHDVLNVLLTGRVRAVYTQERRWLVCGYFEACGVALPLHVVAEPHRDGLVDIVTAFVPKHPHHIISRARLAVMLRYDDEHVRARTAHAGNRVGHRGKGRWKKSA is encoded by the coding sequence CTGGCCGCCAGCGCCGACCTGCTCGCCCTGCGCGCCCAGCTGTCCCGCGCCGAGAAGGCCGCGCGTCGTGCCCCCGCGCCCACCCCGGCGCGCGCCGCCCGGCCGCAGGCGCCGCTGAAACCGCAGCGGCAGGCGGAACTGGGTGGCGTGAGCACCGACGACTTCAGCCTCGCTCAGGCGCACGCCCGGCTGCGCGACGCCGTGTACGACGGGCGGTACCACCTGTGCCCGCACGCCATCGGGCACGCCCGCGCCGAGGGCTTCCTGGAACACGACGTCCTGAACGTCCTCCTGACCGGCCGCGTGCGCGCCGTGTACACCCAGGAGCGCCGCTGGCTGGTGTGTGGCTACTTCGAGGCGTGCGGCGTCGCGCTGCCCCTGCATGTCGTCGCCGAGCCGCACCGCGACGGGCTCGTGGATATCGTCACGGCGTTCGTGCCCAAGCACCCGCACCACATCATCAGCCGCGCCCGGCTGGCCGTCATGCTCCGCTACGACGACGAACACGTGCGCGCCCGCACCGCCCACGCCGGGAACCGCGTCGGGCACCGCGGCAAGGGCCGCTGGAAGAAGAGCGCCTGA
- a CDS encoding GNAT family N-acetyltransferase, whose product MLATDVPDVLALLTWMDDAPEREVFSPDARDPRELQTECEDNLCLVDVDDEGVLAYCALSPFRDGLVLEGPVSDGGHVQALLGRALAHTDGLPVYAFAAQENLPVRAALEGAGFAAMHTTDFYSAPLDRLTPHACAPAGHRIARRLPIAAYRELFKSSEDAWAGRLTWTPEQFDGHFARDDVRLVALLRGDQPVGFAELEFCPEDARADVTYLAVHPAERAQGYGLKLLALAAAEAETHPEVRTLRVRAHDHMKPARALYARAGFTHCRSIVTYMRDGDEDV is encoded by the coding sequence ATGCTGGCCACCGATGTCCCCGACGTGCTCGCCCTGCTCACCTGGATGGACGACGCCCCCGAACGCGAGGTGTTCTCCCCCGACGCCCGCGACCCACGCGAACTGCAGACCGAATGCGAGGACAACCTCTGCCTCGTGGACGTGGACGACGAGGGCGTGCTGGCGTACTGCGCGCTGTCTCCCTTCCGGGACGGCCTGGTGCTGGAGGGCCCCGTCAGCGATGGCGGGCACGTGCAGGCCCTGCTGGGGCGCGCGCTGGCCCACACGGACGGCCTGCCGGTGTACGCGTTCGCGGCGCAGGAGAACCTGCCGGTGCGCGCGGCGCTGGAGGGCGCGGGCTTCGCGGCGATGCACACCACCGACTTCTACAGCGCGCCCCTGGACCGCCTGACGCCGCACGCCTGCGCGCCCGCCGGGCACCGCATCGCGCGCAGGCTGCCCATCGCGGCGTACCGCGAGCTGTTCAAGTCCAGCGAGGACGCCTGGGCGGGCCGCCTGACCTGGACGCCCGAGCAGTTCGACGGTCACTTCGCGCGGGACGACGTGCGGCTGGTGGCGCTGCTGCGCGGGGATCAGCCGGTGGGGTTCGCGGAACTGGAATTCTGCCCCGAGGACGCCCGCGCGGACGTCACGTACCTCGCGGTGCATCCCGCCGAGCGCGCCCAGGGGTACGGCCTGAAACTGCTGGCGCTGGCCGCCGCCGAGGCCGAGACCCACCCGGAGGTCCGCACGCTGCGGGTCCGCGCGCACGACCACATGAAACCCGCCCGCGCCCTGTACGCCCGCGCGGGCTTCACGCACTGCCGCAGCATCGTGACGTACATGCGCGACGGCGACGAGGACGTGTAA
- a CDS encoding HD domain-containing phosphohydrolase, with the protein MTSSEPVIPAPHSTGAGQELAQRIVHLAQVALSAPDLPSGIVPTLEALISDTAAVGSAYFHLEAQDLTFRVRAATGEMPATPAMQAIVTHGLPAGTPLLLALRDSRAPLYFADTAASPVTAGFPELGVASLAAAPVRAATGELLGAFLMHTFTPHGWQAHEQALFGSIGATLATLAGRLTAEQQAREAREAALRALGLALETRDRETLGHTDRVTDLALRMGRQLGWDPERLEALRWGAYLHDIGKIAVPDSVLLKRGALDAPERSEMQRHVTEGVRFAQALGFLPPQAMNVIRDHHERWDGAGYPHGAAGHAISEEGRVFALCDVFDALTSARPYKDAWTREAALAELRAQAGRHFDPALVSIFTGLIERGTCTPDPQDPEGAPHGLA; encoded by the coding sequence ATGACGTCATCCGAGCCCGTGATCCCCGCCCCTCATTCCACCGGTGCCGGGCAGGAGCTCGCGCAGCGGATCGTGCATCTGGCGCAGGTGGCGCTCAGCGCGCCGGACCTGCCCAGCGGGATCGTGCCCACGCTGGAGGCACTGATCAGTGACACGGCCGCCGTGGGCAGCGCCTACTTCCACCTGGAAGCGCAGGACCTGACGTTCCGGGTGCGCGCCGCGACCGGCGAGATGCCCGCCACGCCCGCCATGCAGGCGATCGTCACACACGGCCTGCCGGCCGGCACGCCGCTGCTGCTGGCCCTGCGCGACAGCCGCGCGCCGCTGTACTTCGCGGACACGGCGGCCTCGCCGGTCACGGCGGGCTTCCCGGAACTGGGCGTGGCGAGCCTCGCGGCGGCGCCCGTGCGCGCCGCGACGGGTGAACTGCTGGGCGCGTTCCTGATGCATACCTTCACCCCGCACGGCTGGCAGGCGCACGAGCAGGCGCTGTTCGGGAGTATCGGCGCGACCCTGGCGACCCTGGCCGGGCGCCTGACCGCCGAGCAGCAGGCCCGCGAGGCGCGCGAGGCGGCCCTGCGCGCCCTGGGCCTGGCGCTGGAGACCCGCGACCGGGAGACGCTCGGGCATACCGACCGCGTCACTGACCTCGCGCTGCGCATGGGGCGGCAGCTGGGCTGGGACCCCGAGCGGCTGGAGGCGCTGCGCTGGGGCGCGTACCTGCACGACATCGGGAAGATCGCGGTGCCGGACAGCGTGCTGCTCAAGCGCGGCGCGCTGGACGCCCCCGAACGCAGCGAGATGCAGCGGCACGTGACCGAGGGCGTGCGCTTCGCGCAGGCGCTGGGGTTCCTGCCGCCGCAGGCGATGAACGTCATCCGCGACCACCATGAACGCTGGGACGGCGCCGGCTACCCACACGGCGCGGCCGGCCACGCGATCAGCGAGGAAGGGCGCGTGTTCGCGCTGTGCGACGTGTTCGACGCCCTGACCAGCGCCCGGCCCTACAAGGACGCCTGGACGCGCGAGGCGGCCCTGGCTGAACTGCGGGCCCAGGCCGGACGGCACTTTGACCCGGCGCTGGTGAGCATCTTCACAGGCCTGATTGAGCGTGGCACGTGCACGCCGGACCCGCAGGATCCAGAAGGCGCCCCGCACGGTCTGGCCTGA
- a CDS encoding alpha/beta hydrolase, protein MRRASLLLPLLGALSLPAAAQDAALDDLNAQAAATLNLVPVTRVVRSGTPVPGTPTDLNASVTVRYGPAKPAAVLLLMPGYLGGAGSFDRLARQLVNLDPTLAVWAVDRRANLLEDHAPLLTGGAPQLAQIVQRGLPTRAPASVPFMKDWGLDVTLRDWRAAVLEARTLTPNVFIGGHSMGGTLTGLYASYDFRGTRGAKDVRGLIMLDGLPGLMSGKALTTDQYEQGAMNPLGPLPGLNTLTRSPYVDALYFSPALAARAAAQARLAALQPDAPAPQNGFAAFPATNLAAAMTRLDQRYALLPFLAIRAGHATNAADAPYLLNRVLGARDTRWITGAADPARPVGWGSEAGQVTDARDFVRRYLTPQSDYAEWYFPNRLTLDLAAARTDTTGTPFEKTLPVRSARDLTLPVLGIAAEQGVTTETQFREYAAGTRAPLTVRTLKGAAHLDITTASGDQVARWILDWLRPLRRA, encoded by the coding sequence ATGCGCCGCGCCTCCCTTCTCCTCCCCCTGCTCGGGGCCCTGAGCCTCCCGGCGGCTGCCCAAGACGCCGCCCTGGACGACCTGAACGCTCAGGCGGCCGCCACGCTGAACCTCGTGCCTGTCACGCGTGTCGTGCGGTCCGGTACGCCCGTCCCCGGCACGCCCACCGACCTGAACGCCAGCGTCACCGTCCGTTACGGGCCGGCGAAACCCGCCGCCGTGCTGCTGCTCATGCCCGGCTACCTGGGGGGCGCGGGCAGCTTCGACCGGCTGGCGCGGCAACTCGTGAACCTCGACCCCACCCTGGCCGTGTGGGCGGTGGACCGCCGCGCGAACCTGCTCGAGGACCACGCGCCGCTGCTGACGGGCGGCGCCCCGCAGCTGGCGCAGATCGTGCAGCGCGGCCTGCCCACCCGCGCTCCCGCCAGCGTGCCCTTCATGAAGGACTGGGGTCTGGACGTCACCCTGCGTGACTGGCGCGCCGCCGTGCTGGAGGCCCGCACCCTGACACCGAACGTGTTCATCGGCGGGCACTCCATGGGCGGCACCCTGACCGGCCTGTACGCCTCGTACGACTTCCGTGGCACTCGCGGCGCGAAGGACGTGCGCGGCCTGATCATGCTGGACGGACTGCCCGGCCTGATGAGCGGCAAGGCCCTCACGACCGACCAGTACGAGCAGGGCGCCATGAACCCCCTGGGGCCGCTGCCCGGCCTGAACACCCTGACCCGCAGCCCCTACGTGGACGCCCTGTACTTCAGCCCCGCGCTGGCCGCCCGCGCCGCCGCGCAGGCCCGGCTGGCCGCGCTGCAACCCGACGCGCCCGCCCCGCAGAACGGCTTCGCGGCGTTTCCCGCCACGAACCTCGCCGCCGCCATGACCCGCCTGGACCAGCGGTACGCGCTGCTGCCGTTCCTGGCCATCCGCGCCGGGCACGCCACGAACGCCGCGGACGCCCCGTATCTCCTGAACCGCGTGCTGGGCGCCAGGGACACCCGCTGGATCACCGGCGCGGCCGACCCGGCCCGGCCCGTCGGGTGGGGCAGCGAGGCCGGGCAGGTCACCGATGCCCGCGACTTCGTCCGCCGCTACCTGACGCCCCAGAGCGACTACGCCGAGTGGTACTTCCCGAACCGCCTGACGCTGGATCTGGCCGCTGCGCGCACCGACACGACCGGCACGCCCTTCGAGAAGACCCTCCCGGTCCGCAGCGCCCGCGACCTGACTCTGCCCGTTCTGGGTATTGCCGCCGAGCAGGGCGTGACGACCGAGACGCAGTTCCGCGAGTACGCCGCCGGAACCCGCGCCCCACTCACCGTGCGCACGCTGAAGGGCGCGGCGCATCTGGACATCACCACGGCCAGCGGCGATCAGGTCGCCCGCTGGATCCTCGACTGGCTGCGGCCCCTGCGCCGCGCGTAG
- a CDS encoding mismatch-specific DNA-glycosylase has protein sequence MPDVLRPGLTLVLVGTAPSRISAAARAYYANPGNRFWRTLHEVGLTPQLLLPQEYPRLPEFGIGLTDVAKRHSGVDAALPGHAWAPDELRAKLRAHRPRLVAFTSKRGAAETLGVSTGRLPYGQQPQTLEDCELWVLPSTSPLGQTHFQLAPWQALAARVQELRGNPDAPDTVPAS, from the coding sequence GTGCCGGACGTGCTGCGGCCCGGCCTGACCCTGGTGCTCGTGGGCACCGCGCCCAGCCGCATCAGCGCCGCCGCCCGCGCTTACTACGCCAACCCCGGCAACCGCTTCTGGCGCACCCTGCACGAGGTGGGCCTGACCCCGCAGCTTCTGTTGCCGCAGGAATACCCGCGCCTGCCCGAGTTCGGCATTGGCCTGACCGATGTCGCCAAGCGGCACAGCGGCGTGGACGCCGCCCTGCCCGGGCACGCCTGGGCGCCGGACGAACTGCGCGCCAAGCTGCGCGCCCACCGGCCCCGGCTGGTCGCCTTCACGAGTAAGCGCGGCGCGGCCGAGACGCTGGGTGTCTCCACCGGTCGCCTGCCCTACGGCCAGCAGCCCCAGACTCTGGAGGACTGCGAACTGTGGGTGCTGCCCAGCACCAGCCCCCTGGGGCAGACGCACTTCCAGCTGGCGCCCTGGCAGGCCCTCGCCGCGCGCGTGCAGGAACTGCGCGGGAACCCGGACGCCCCGGACACCGTACCGGCATCATGA
- a CDS encoding sulfite oxidase-like oxidoreductase — protein sequence MLGKFFKKPADDMGGRVPPGQTLTTRFPVLTYGPTQHYRPEDVVIRITGLAGERTFTWADLMALPQTTLTYDIHCVTHWSKLDTTWTGVRVTDLMAHLDLKPGATHVMQHSVGGYTTNLALEDFLRPENLLAHTFDGQPLDAEHGGPLRLVVPHLYFWKSAKWLSGLEFMSADQPGFWERNGYHMRGDPFAEERYDDD from the coding sequence ATGCTTGGCAAGTTCTTCAAGAAACCCGCCGACGACATGGGCGGCCGCGTTCCCCCGGGGCAGACCCTCACCACGCGCTTCCCGGTGCTGACCTACGGCCCCACCCAGCACTACCGGCCCGAGGACGTGGTCATCCGCATCACGGGCCTCGCCGGGGAACGCACCTTCACCTGGGCGGACCTGATGGCCCTGCCGCAGACCACCCTGACGTACGACATCCACTGCGTCACCCACTGGAGCAAGCTGGACACCACCTGGACCGGCGTGCGCGTCACGGACCTGATGGCGCACCTCGACCTGAAACCCGGCGCGACGCACGTCATGCAGCACTCGGTGGGCGGGTACACCACCAACCTCGCCCTGGAGGACTTCCTGCGGCCCGAGAACCTGCTGGCCCACACATTCGACGGGCAGCCCCTGGACGCCGAGCACGGCGGGCCGCTGCGGCTGGTCGTGCCGCACCTGTACTTCTGGAAGAGCGCCAAGTGGCTCTCCGGCCTGGAGTTCATGAGTGCCGACCAGCCGGGCTTCTGGGAGCGCAACGGCTACCACATGCGCGGTGATCCCTTCGCGGAGGAACGTTACGACGACGACTGA
- a CDS encoding DUF4032 domain-containing protein: MSIFDQAKHDVERARFLGDVRDLLSILRRQPNELLPFDWVRHLSPDGEHQRGLETIEVDHIIGSVDRYREFDRHYLPKEAHLDERWIGVRAAQLQGKELPPIQVYKVGDLYFVKDGNHRVSVARRQGQKFIDAYVIELHVTVPPEEGDTLKDLIIKGEYAQFLKATNLDTLVPNHHPIRFTTPGRYEKLLEHIRTRQYFMDRKPDRAGLPPVTWEEAVESWYRRLYCRIVENIDLHDVMSRFPGRTEADLYLWIMDHRYFLTQKYGHDVGSEEATMDFRAQHSPPLYKRLGQRMKLVLRGKINPAM; the protein is encoded by the coding sequence ATGTCCATCTTCGATCAGGCCAAACACGACGTCGAACGCGCCCGTTTTCTCGGGGACGTGCGCGACCTCCTGTCCATCCTGCGGCGGCAGCCGAACGAACTGCTGCCCTTCGACTGGGTGCGTCACCTCTCCCCGGACGGCGAGCACCAGCGCGGCCTGGAGACCATCGAGGTCGACCACATCATCGGGTCGGTGGACCGCTACCGCGAGTTCGACCGGCACTACCTGCCCAAGGAAGCGCACCTGGACGAACGCTGGATCGGCGTGCGCGCCGCGCAGCTGCAGGGCAAGGAACTGCCGCCCATCCAGGTGTACAAGGTCGGGGACCTGTACTTCGTCAAGGACGGCAACCACCGCGTGTCCGTCGCCCGGCGTCAGGGGCAGAAGTTCATCGACGCGTACGTGATCGAACTGCACGTCACCGTCCCGCCCGAGGAGGGCGACACCCTGAAGGACCTGATCATCAAGGGCGAGTACGCGCAGTTCCTGAAGGCCACGAACCTCGACACGCTCGTGCCGAACCACCACCCGATCCGCTTCACCACGCCGGGCCGCTACGAGAAGCTGCTCGAGCACATCCGCACCCGGCAGTACTTCATGGACCGCAAACCCGACCGCGCGGGCCTGCCGCCCGTCACCTGGGAGGAGGCCGTGGAGAGCTGGTACCGCCGCCTGTACTGCCGGATCGTGGAGAACATCGACCTGCACGACGTGATGTCCCGCTTCCCGGGGCGTACCGAGGCCGACCTGTACCTGTGGATCATGGATCACCGCTACTTCCTGACGCAGAAGTACGGGCATGACGTGGGCAGCGAGGAGGCCACCATGGACTTCCGCGCGCAACACTCCCCGCCGCTGTACAAGCGGCTGGGGCAGCGCATGAAGCTCGTGCTGCGCGGGAAGATCAACCCCGCGATGTAA
- a CDS encoding M17 family metallopeptidase, with amino-acid sequence MPLVTAMDAADLTLSFVTPDGGRLTRDLSGGEVRLTARHEDGDQAAALHPAGAAEAREVGAALMRLARELKATRVRVPASEHAAALAAAALAEDWRDARYRQATPAPVQLFVEGLGADEQARIEALGAGLTLARDLVSAPANVLNPATLAREARTLEAHGVDVDVWDGDDIAARGMNLLAAVAAGSATGPRLIRATLPSRGEAHTVVALVGKGITFDTGGYSIKPAAGMVNMKSDMGGAAAVLGAVRALAALRALIPEGVEVRAYVAAAENMVGPDAMRPGDVYRAANGLHVEITNTDAEGRLVLADTLTVACEEGATELVDLATLTGVKVSALGNDIAALFSSDAALTARLKAAAQDAGEHVWELPLHQPYLKTYRKGTVADLKNSDMQPAGASIKAALFLGQFVTRPWAHLDIAGNATREEHATGWGVGTLVEYVLAR; translated from the coding sequence ATGCCTCTGGTCACTGCCATGGACGCCGCCGACCTCACCCTGTCGTTCGTCACGCCGGACGGGGGCCGCCTGACCCGGGACCTCAGCGGGGGAGAGGTCCGCCTGACTGCCCGCCACGAGGACGGCGATCAGGCTGCCGCCCTGCACCCCGCCGGCGCCGCCGAGGCGCGCGAGGTGGGCGCCGCGCTGATGCGACTGGCCCGCGAGCTGAAAGCCACGCGCGTCCGGGTCCCCGCCAGCGAGCATGCCGCCGCGCTGGCCGCCGCTGCGCTGGCCGAGGACTGGCGCGACGCCCGCTACCGCCAGGCCACTCCCGCACCGGTCCAGCTGTTCGTGGAGGGCCTGGGCGCCGACGAGCAGGCCCGCATCGAGGCGCTGGGCGCGGGCCTGACCCTCGCGCGGGACCTCGTGAGCGCCCCGGCGAACGTCCTGAACCCCGCCACGCTGGCCCGCGAGGCCCGCACCCTGGAAGCGCACGGCGTGGACGTGGACGTCTGGGACGGGGACGACATCGCCGCGCGCGGCATGAACCTTCTGGCCGCTGTCGCGGCGGGCAGCGCCACGGGGCCGCGCCTGATCCGCGCCACCCTCCCCTCACGGGGCGAGGCGCACACGGTCGTGGCACTCGTCGGGAAGGGCATCACCTTCGACACCGGCGGGTACTCCATCAAGCCCGCCGCCGGGATGGTGAACATGAAGAGCGACATGGGAGGCGCGGCCGCCGTGCTGGGCGCCGTGCGCGCCCTGGCCGCCCTGCGCGCCCTGATCCCCGAGGGCGTCGAGGTGCGCGCCTACGTCGCCGCCGCCGAGAACATGGTCGGCCCGGACGCCATGCGCCCCGGCGACGTGTACCGCGCCGCCAACGGCCTGCACGTGGAGATCACGAACACCGACGCCGAGGGCCGCCTCGTGCTGGCCGACACGCTGACCGTCGCCTGCGAGGAAGGCGCGACCGAACTCGTGGACCTCGCCACGCTGACCGGCGTGAAGGTCAGCGCGCTGGGCAACGACATCGCCGCGCTGTTCAGCAGCGACGCTGCCCTGACCGCCCGCCTGAAGGCCGCCGCGCAGGACGCGGGCGAGCACGTCTGGGAACTGCCGCTGCACCAGCCGTACCTGAAGACCTACCGCAAAGGGACGGTGGCCGACCTGAAGAACAGCGACATGCAGCCCGCCGGGGCGAGCATCAAGGCCGCGCTGTTCCTGGGGCAGTTCGTCACCCGCCCCTGGGCGCACCTGGACATCGCCGGGAACGCCACCCGCGAGGAACACGCCACCGGCTGGGGCGTCGGCACGCTTGTGGAATACGTCCTGGCGCGGTAA
- a CDS encoding Asp23/Gls24 family envelope stress response protein: MNGSIQITEAALASLIGLTAHEIPGVVGMAPSNLKEGLSRVLGRANVSDGVVISRDGAKYVADLYVVVAYGVSIPTVARNIVERVEHTVKTQAGIDLSAARVHAVGVQRV, from the coding sequence GTGAATGGCTCCATTCAAATCACCGAGGCGGCCCTCGCCTCACTGATCGGGCTGACTGCCCACGAGATCCCGGGCGTGGTGGGCATGGCCCCCAGCAACCTGAAAGAGGGCCTCAGCCGCGTGCTGGGCCGCGCGAACGTCAGTGACGGCGTCGTGATCAGCCGCGACGGCGCGAAGTACGTGGCGGACCTGTACGTGGTCGTCGCGTACGGCGTGAGCATCCCCACCGTGGCGCGCAATATCGTGGAGCGCGTGGAACACACCGTGAAGACCCAGGCGGGCATTGACCTGAGCGCCGCGCGCGTGCACGCCGTGGGGGTGCAGCGTGTCTGA